The following are from one region of the Indicator indicator isolate 239-I01 chromosome 14, UM_Iind_1.1, whole genome shotgun sequence genome:
- the LTA4H gene encoding leukotriene A-4 hydrolase, whose translation MAADPSSFASPSCCRTRHLYLRCRVDFGARALRGTAAFTARAEREALRSLVLDTRAVQVFKVTVNGQDAKFGFGEKHSFKGTPLEITFPFELRRGQEAVVEISFESSPRSSALQWFSPEQTSGKKHPFLFSQCQAAHCRAIFPCQDTPAVKLTYYAEISVPKELVALMSANRDGEMPDPEDSSRKLYQFSQNVPIPCYLIALVVGALESRKIGPRTLVWAEKELVDKSAYEFAEAEAMLKTAEDLAGPYVWGQYDLLVLPPTFPYGGMENPCLTFVTPTLLAGDRSLSNVIAHEISHSWTGNLVTNKNWQHFWLNEGHTVYLERRIGGRLFGEQFRHFQALGGWRELQHSINTLGDKNPLTNLIPNLNEVDPDVAFSSVPYEKGFALLFYLEQLLGGPDVFMGFLKAYIQQFAYKSIETEDWKNFLYSYFKDKVDVLDKVDWNSWFYAPGMPPAKPVYDMTLADACIALCDRWVKAKESDLGSFSSEDLKEMSSHQLIEFLVLLLLEPPLPLSHVQRMQQVYNFNAVNNSEIRLRWLRLCLRSKWEEAIPLALKMATEQGRMKFTRPLFRDLYNFDKSRDLAVKTYLEHRASMHPVTSMLVGKDLKQNQ comes from the exons ATGGCGGCGGATCCCAGCTCCTTCGCTTCGCCCTCCTGCTGCCGCACGCGCCACCTCTACCTGCGCTGCCGCGTGGACTTCGGCGCGCGGGCGCTGCGGGGCACGGCGGCCTTCACCGCGCGCGCCGAGCGCGAGGCGCTGCGTAGCCTG GTGCTGGATACAAGAGCGGTACAGGTATTTAAAGTGACTGTAAATGGACAGGATGCCAAATTTGGGTTTGGAGAAAAGCACAGTTTCAAGGGGACCCCCTTGGAAATCACATTTCCCTTTGAGCTAAGAAG AGGACAAGAAGCAGTGGTTGAAATCTCCTTTGAGAGCTCTCCAAGGTCTTCAGCTCTCCAGTGGTTTTCTCCTGAGCAAACATCTGGCAAGAAGCATCCATTCCTCTTCAGCCAGTGTCAG GCTGCCCACTGCAGAGCCATCTTTCCATGCCAAGACACACCTGCTGTGAAGCTAACCTACTATGCAGAG ATCTCTGTGCCTAAAGAGCTGGTGGCCCTTATGAGTGCAAATCGTGACGGGGAGATGCCTGACCCAGAGGACAGCAGTCGGAAGCTATACCAGTTCAGCCAGAAT GTGCCTATTCCTTGCTACTTGATTGCTTTAGTAGTTGGAGCTTTAGAAAGCAG GAAGATTGGCCCAAGGACACTGGTGTGGGCTGAAAAGGAGCTAGTGGATAAATCAGCCTATGAATTTGCAGAG GCTGAAGCCATGCTGAAAACAGCAGAAGATTTAGCAGGGCCCTACGTGTGGGGACAGTATGATTTGTTAGTCTTGCCACCTACTTTCCCTTATGGTGGTATGGAGAATCCTTGTCTTACTTTTGTAACTCCAACACTGCTG gcaGGTGATCGATCTCTATCAAAT gttATCGCTCATGAAATCTCTCACAGCTGGACAGGAAACTTGGTAACAAACAAAAACTGGCAGCACTTTTG gctgaacgAGGGCCACACGGTGTACCTGGAGCGCAGGATTGGGGGGCGGCTCTTTGGTGAACAGTTCAGGCACTTCCAAGCCctgggaggttggagggagctgcagcattCA ATAAATACTCTTGGAGATAAAAATCCTTTAACTAACCTCATCCCTAATCTGAATGAAGTAGATCCTGATGTTGCCTTTTCATCTGTTCCATATGAGaaaggctttgctttgcttttttacCTTGAACAACTTCTTGGAGGACCAG ATGTCTTCATGGGCTTCCTGAAGGCTTACATTCAGCAGTTTGCTTATAAGAGCATAGAGACTGAGGACTGGAAAAATTTCTTGTACTCCTACTTCAAGGATAAG GTAGATGTTCTTGATAAGGTTGACTGGAACTCATGGTTTTATGCTCCAGGAATGCCACCAGCAAAGCCTGT GTATGATATGACACTAGCAGATGCCTGCATTGCCTTGTGTGACAGATGGGTCAAA GCAAAAGAGAGTGACTTGGGCTCATTCAGCTCAGAAGACCTGAAGGAGATGTCCTCTCATCAGTTGATTGagttcctggtcctgctgcttctggag cctcctcttccactGTCACATGTCCAAAGAATGCAGCAAGTGTATAACTTCAATGCTGTAAACAACTCTGAAATAAGACTCAG GTGGCTGCGCCTTTGCCTCAGGTCCAAGTGGGAAGAAGCTATTCCTCTGGCTTTAAAAATGgcaacagagcagggcaggatgaAGTTTACTCGACCCTTGTTTAG GGACCTTTACAATTTTGACAAATCTCGAGATCTGGCTGTCAAAACATACCTGGAGCACAGAGCTTCCATGCATCCAGTCACTTCAATGCTTGTGGGAAAAGACTTGAAACAGAATCAGTGA